From the Lampris incognitus isolate fLamInc1 chromosome 10, fLamInc1.hap2, whole genome shotgun sequence genome, one window contains:
- the tlk2 gene encoding serine/threonine-protein kinase tousled-like 2 yields the protein MMEELHSLDPRRQELLEARFTGVGVSKGTGQNESSNQSLCSVGSLSDKELETPEKKANDQRARKRKADPYDSSQGKAGARGHKISDYFEFAGGSGPGTSPARGIPPVARSSPQHSLSNPPVMVQQGSPSSISSINTEHSSCSLKPTSFHLLHKATQSDLTIEKLTAMENNKNSDLEKKEGRIDDLLRANCDLRRQIDEQQRMLERYKERLNKCVTMSKKLLIEKSKQEKMACRDKSMQDRLRLGHFTTVRHGASFTEQWTDGYAFQNLIKQQERINSQREDIERQRKLLAKRKPPSMAQTPPPSLEQNKRKSKTNGTESEALSQAEYHEQEEIFKLRLGHLKKEEAEIQAELERLERVRNLHIRELKRIHNEDNSQFKDHPTLNDRYLLLHLLGRGGFSEVYKAFDLTEQRYVAVKIHQLNKNWRDEKKENYHKHACREYRIHKELDHPRIVKLYDYFSLDTDSFCTVLEYCEGNDLDFYLKQHKLMSEKEGRSIIMQIVNALKYLNEIRPPIIHYDLKPGNILLVNGTACGEIKITDFGLSKIMDDDSYNSVDGMELTSQGAGTYWYLPPECFVVGKEPPKISNKVDVWSVGVIFYQCLYGRKPFGHNQSQQDILQENTILKATEVQFPPKPVVTPEAKAFIRRCLVYRKEDRIDVHQLASDPFLMPHIRKSVASSGTSGMAMASTSSCSNSSASN from the exons ATGATGGAAGAACTGCATAGCTTGGACCCCCGGCGGCAGGAGCTGTTGGAGGCTCGCTTCACAGGAGTTGGTGTGTCCAAG GGTACAGGTCAGAATGAGTCATCCAATCAGAGTCTATGCAGTGTGGGTTCTCTCAGTGACAAAGAGCTGGAG ACTCCAGAGAAAAAGGCGAATGACCAGAGAGCCAGAAAACGGAAAGCGGACCCCTATGACAGCAGCCAAG GCAAAGCAGGAGCAAGGGGACATAAGATTAGTGATTATTTTGAG TTTGCAGGAGGTAGTGGTCCTGGTACCAGTCCAGCCAGAGGGATCCCACCTGTGGCCCGCTCATCCCCTCAACATTCCCTCTCCAACCCCCCTGTCATG GTGCAGCAGGGAAGTCCTTCTTCCATAAGCTCAATCAACACAGAGCACTCGTCATGTTCCCTTAAGCCTACTTCTTTTCACTTGCTCCACAAAGCCACACAG TCCGACCTTACCATTGAGAAACTCACAGCAATGGAGAATAACAAGAACTCTGACCTGGAAAAGAAAGAGGGCCGAATAGATGACTTACTGCGG GCTAACTGTGATCTGCGGAGACAAATTGATGAGCAGCAGAGAATGCTGGAGCGATACAAAGAACGCTTAAACAAATGTGTAACCATGTCCAAGAAGCTGCTGATTGAGAAA TCGAAGCAGgagaagatggcatgcagagATAAGAGCATGCAGGATAGACTTCGACTCGGTCACTTTACCACAGTAAGACATGGAGCCTCTTTCACTGAGCAGTGGACAGACGGATATGCCTTTCAAAATCTCATCAA GCAACAGGAAAGGATCAACTCCCAGCGAGAGGAcattgagagacagagaaagctgCTGGCCAAGCGCAAGCCACCTTCCATGGCCCAGACTCCACCCCCTAGCCTGGAACAGAACAAGCGCAAGAGCAAGACCAATGGAACAGAGAGCGAAGC GTTATCACAGGCAGAGTACCATGAGCAAGAGGAAATCTTCAAGCTGAGACTAGGTCATCTTAAGAAG GAGGAGGCGGAGATCCAGGCAGAGCTGGAAAGGCTGGAGCGAGTGAGGAACCTGCACATTCGCGAGCTTAAGAGGATCCACAATGAGGATAACTCCCA ATTCAAAGACCACCCTACGCTTAATGACCGCTACCTGCTGCTCCATCTACTTGGACGAGGAGGTTTCAGTGAAGTTTACAAG GCCTTTGACCTGACTGAGCAGAGGTATGTTGCCGTCAAAATCCACCAGTTAAACAAGAACTGGagggatgaaaagaaagaaaactacCACAA ACATGCATGCAGAGAATATAGAATTCACAAAGAGCTGGACCATCCACGGATAGTCAAACTCTATGACTACTTTTCTCTTGACACTGACTC GTTTTGCACGGTTCTAGAATACTGCGAGGGCAACGACCTAGACTTCTACCTGAAGCAGCACAAGCTAATGTCTGAGAAGGAGGGTCGCTCCATCATCATGCAGATTGTCAACGCCCTCAAGTACCTCAATGAGATCAGACCGCCCATTATCCACTATGACCTTAAACCTG GTAATATCCTCCTTGTGAATGGCACAGCTTGCGGGGAGATCAAAATCACAGACTTTGGCCTATCAAAAATCATGGATGATGACAGCTACAACTCAGTGGATGGAATGGAGCTCACGTCACAGGGAGCAGGGACATACTG GTACCTGCCCCCAGAGTGCTTTGTGGTTGGCAAGGAGCCTCCAAAAATCTCCAATAAGGTGGATGTTTGGTCGGTGGGAGTCATTTTCTACCAATGTTTGTATGGCCGCAAG CCCTTTGggcacaaccagtctcaacaagatATCCTGCAGGAGAACACcattttgaaagcaactgaggtgCAGTTTCCCCCCAAACCAGTAGTCACACCTGAAGCTAAG GCCTTTATAAGACGCTGCCTGGTCTACCGTAAAGAGGACCGCATTGATGTGCACCAACTGGCCAGTGATCCTTTCCTCATGCCCCACATCCGCAAGTCAGTGGCCTCCTCAGGTACTTCGGGTATGGCCATGGCCTCCACCTCCAGCTGCTCCAACAGCAGCGCCTCAAATTGA